A single Tenacibaculum sp. Bg11-29 DNA region contains:
- the dnaB gene encoding replicative DNA helicase gives MERTQSLRGTKAEKSKIISLEKGKLPPQALELEEAVLGAMMIDKKGIDEIIDILSPDSFYDKRHQEVYAAIYTLFQNSEPIDLLSVSNQLKKDGTLDLAGGDFYLIGLTQKVASSAHIEFHARIILEKYIQRRLITISSEIIESAYNETVDVFDLLDDAEGKLFEVTQGNLKKGAERADSLVQQSITKIQEISGKEGMSGLATGFTKLDALTSGWQPSDLIIIAARPGMGKTAFVISMAKNMAIDFGHGVAVFSLEMSSVQLITRMISSETGLTSEKLRKGNLEPHEWEQLNVKVKKLSDAPIFIDDTPALSIFDLRAKARRLVSQHDVKIIVIDYLQLMTAGGAGGNREQEISTISRNLKALAKELSIPVIALSQLSRAVETRGGSKRPLLSDLRESGAIEQDADIVSFIFRPEYYGMTEWDDDDHSPCEGQGEFIVAKHRNGGMDNIRLKFTGHLALFSDLEEGISSEFQSSMNTGIESGFNTDVASSDFVSPEDAFGPSDDDVPF, from the coding sequence ATGGAAAGAACTCAATCTCTCAGAGGAACGAAAGCAGAAAAATCTAAAATTATTAGCCTTGAAAAAGGGAAATTACCACCACAAGCTTTAGAATTAGAAGAAGCTGTTTTAGGTGCTATGATGATTGATAAGAAAGGGATTGATGAAATAATTGATATTCTAAGTCCTGATTCTTTTTATGATAAAAGGCACCAAGAAGTATATGCAGCTATTTATACATTGTTTCAAAATTCAGAACCGATTGATTTACTTTCGGTTTCAAATCAGTTAAAAAAAGACGGTACCTTAGATTTAGCAGGAGGTGATTTTTATTTAATCGGTTTAACTCAAAAAGTAGCATCTTCTGCGCATATTGAGTTTCATGCCAGAATTATATTAGAAAAATATATACAACGTAGGTTAATTACAATCTCGTCTGAGATTATAGAAAGTGCTTATAATGAGACGGTAGATGTTTTTGACTTATTAGATGATGCCGAGGGTAAATTATTTGAAGTAACCCAAGGGAATCTTAAAAAAGGAGCTGAAAGAGCAGATTCGTTAGTACAACAATCTATTACTAAAATACAAGAAATTTCAGGTAAAGAGGGGATGAGTGGTTTGGCTACCGGATTTACGAAATTAGATGCATTAACTTCGGGTTGGCAACCATCCGATTTAATTATTATTGCTGCACGTCCGGGTATGGGTAAAACAGCATTTGTAATTTCAATGGCTAAAAATATGGCGATTGATTTTGGACATGGTGTTGCTGTTTTTTCATTAGAGATGTCATCGGTACAGTTAATTACACGTATGATTTCTTCGGAAACAGGATTAACATCAGAGAAATTACGTAAAGGAAATTTAGAACCACATGAATGGGAACAGTTAAATGTAAAAGTTAAAAAACTTTCTGATGCCCCAATATTTATTGATGATACTCCAGCGCTTTCAATTTTTGATTTACGTGCAAAAGCACGACGTTTAGTATCGCAACACGATGTGAAAATAATTGTTATTGATTATTTACAGTTAATGACAGCTGGTGGAGCAGGAGGGAATCGTGAGCAAGAAATATCAACCATTTCTCGTAACTTAAAAGCACTAGCAAAAGAATTAAGTATACCCGTAATTGCCTTATCTCAGTTATCTCGTGCGGTGGAAACTCGTGGAGGATCTAAACGTCCGTTACTATCAGATTTACGTGAATCTGGAGCAATTGAGCAGGATGCCGATATTGTATCGTTTATTTTTAGACCAGAATACTACGGAATGACAGAATGGGATGATGATGATCATAGTCCGTGTGAAGGTCAGGGTGAATTTATTGTAGCAAAACACCGTAATGGTGGAATGGATAATATTCGTCTAAAATTTACAGGTCACTTAGCTTTATTCTCAGATTTAGAAGAAGGAATTAGTAGTGAGTTTCAGTCGAGTATGAACACAGGTATAGAATCTGGTTTTAATACAGATGTAGCTTCTAGTGATTTTGTGTCGCCAGAAGATGCATTTGGACCTAGTGATGATGATGTTCCGTTTTAG
- the rpsR gene encoding 30S ribosomal protein S18: MASTTIEQQSKGNKQGEVRYLTPLDIETKKEAKYCRFKKNGFKYIDYKDADFLMYLVNEQGKILPRRLTGTSLKYQRKVAQAIKRARHLALMPYVGDLLK, encoded by the coding sequence ATGGCGTCAACAACAATAGAACAACAGTCAAAAGGAAACAAGCAGGGAGAAGTACGTTACTTAACTCCGCTTGATATTGAAACAAAAAAAGAAGCAAAATATTGTCGTTTTAAAAAGAACGGTTTTAAATACATCGATTATAAAGATGCAGACTTCTTAATGTATTTAGTAAACGAACAAGGTAAAATTTTACCAAGACGTTTAACAGGAACATCATTAAAATATCAACGTAAAGTTGCACAAGCTATTAAAAGAGCTCGTCATTTAGCTTTAATGCCATATGTTGGTGATTTATTAAAATAA
- a CDS encoding asparagine synthetase B, protein MKKTLFLLLFLFLSNSILASFVYVPMSSENQKNHLKAYGIVYYALQNGLKAKWLLNYDGGAFLIENNESIVKECKIRGVSYQVITDAKSALILEEISSPSKNQEAVTLEKAPKIAVYSPKGKMPWDDAVTMVLTYAEIPFDVIYDEEVLNDKLLLYEWLHLHHEDFTGQYGRFYGAFRTAPWYIQQKKDAEALATKLGYTKVSEEKRAVAKKIRDYVVGGGFMFAMCSATDSFDISLAADGIDICEGMFDGDASEPSYQSKIDFNKTFAFKDFQLIRNPTTYEFSSIDMTRKRRIKKEVDYFTLKEFSAKWDQVPTMLTQNHTQLVKGFMGQTTSFDYNTMKSTVIVLGENSTNKEGKYIHGTKGKGMFTFYGGHDPEDYQHRIGDPKTELDLHPTSPGYRLILNNVLFPAAKKKKQKT, encoded by the coding sequence ATGAAGAAAACGCTATTTTTACTATTATTTTTATTTCTTTCAAACTCAATTTTGGCATCATTTGTTTATGTGCCAATGAGTAGTGAAAATCAGAAGAATCATTTAAAAGCATACGGAATTGTTTATTACGCGCTACAAAATGGTTTAAAAGCAAAATGGTTGTTAAATTATGATGGAGGCGCTTTTTTAATAGAAAATAATGAATCGATAGTAAAAGAATGTAAAATACGGGGAGTTTCATATCAAGTAATTACAGATGCTAAATCGGCATTAATTTTAGAAGAAATTTCTTCACCCTCTAAAAATCAAGAAGCAGTAACTTTAGAAAAAGCACCAAAAATAGCAGTGTATTCACCAAAAGGCAAAATGCCTTGGGATGATGCCGTAACCATGGTATTAACCTATGCTGAAATTCCGTTTGATGTAATTTATGACGAAGAAGTACTGAATGATAAATTATTACTGTACGAGTGGTTGCACTTGCACCACGAAGATTTTACAGGGCAATATGGACGTTTTTATGGTGCGTTTAGAACTGCACCTTGGTATATTCAACAGAAAAAAGATGCAGAAGCATTGGCTACAAAATTAGGATACACTAAAGTTTCTGAAGAAAAAAGAGCAGTAGCCAAAAAAATACGTGATTATGTAGTTGGTGGAGGCTTTATGTTTGCAATGTGCTCAGCTACTGATAGTTTTGATATTTCTTTGGCTGCCGATGGTATTGATATTTGTGAAGGGATGTTTGATGGTGATGCATCTGAACCTAGTTATCAATCAAAAATAGATTTTAATAAAACATTTGCGTTTAAAGATTTTCAATTAATTAGAAACCCAACAACATACGAGTTTTCATCAATAGATATGACAAGAAAACGAAGAATAAAAAAAGAGGTGGATTATTTTACTTTAAAGGAGTTCTCTGCAAAATGGGATCAAGTACCAACCATGTTAACACAAAACCATACACAGTTGGTAAAAGGTTTTATGGGACAAACGACTTCGTTTGATTACAATACAATGAAATCTACTGTTATTGTTCTGGGAGAAAATAGTACCAACAAAGAAGGTAAATATATACATGGAACGAAAGGGAAAGGAATGTTTACTTTTTATGGTGGTCATGACCCTGAAGATTATCAGCATAGAATAGGTGATCCAAAGACAGAATTAGATTTACACCCTACATCACCAGGTTATCGTTTAATTTTAAATAATGTGCTTTTTCCTGCAGCAAAAAAGAAGAAGCAAAAAACATAA
- the pepT gene encoding peptidase T, which produces MNKQHIIDRFIKYVTIDTESDPNNPAFPSTEKQWDLARVLEKELKELGMEDVDLDENCYLMATLPSNLDYEVPTIGFVAHIDTSPDFTGANVKPQIHENYDGKDILLNKEQNIVLSPDYFDDLLQYKGQTIITTDGTTLLGADDKAGVTEIVSAMEYLIQNPEIKHGKIRVCFPPDEEVGKGAHMFDVEKFGAQWAYTMDGSQIGELEYENFNAAGAKITINGKIVHPGYAKGKMINSMTIASELINALPEDEVPEKTTGYEGFFHLHQMEGKVEKTVLQYIIRDHDMELFKNRKQAMLDLVSVMNTKLGKDLIEIEIKDQYYNMKEKVTPVMHIVDIAEEVMNDLGIKPLIKAIRGGTDGSQLSYKGLPCPNIFAGGHNFHGRYEYVPVESILKAIEVIVGITEKVATKFK; this is translated from the coding sequence ATGAACAAACAACATATCATCGATAGATTTATAAAATATGTAACTATTGATACTGAAAGTGATCCTAACAATCCTGCTTTTCCTAGTACAGAGAAACAATGGGATTTAGCAAGAGTTCTGGAAAAAGAATTGAAAGAATTAGGAATGGAAGATGTTGACTTAGATGAAAACTGCTATTTAATGGCTACGTTACCTAGTAATTTAGATTACGAAGTACCAACTATCGGTTTTGTTGCTCATATTGATACAAGCCCTGATTTTACTGGAGCAAATGTAAAACCTCAAATTCATGAAAATTATGATGGTAAAGATATCCTTTTAAACAAAGAACAAAACATTGTACTTTCTCCTGATTATTTTGATGACTTATTGCAATACAAAGGGCAAACAATTATTACTACAGATGGTACTACTTTATTAGGTGCTGATGATAAAGCTGGTGTTACCGAAATTGTTTCAGCAATGGAATATTTAATTCAAAACCCAGAAATTAAACACGGTAAAATTAGAGTATGCTTTCCTCCTGATGAAGAAGTTGGTAAAGGAGCTCACATGTTTGATGTAGAAAAATTTGGTGCACAATGGGCTTACACGATGGACGGAAGCCAAATTGGTGAGCTAGAATATGAAAATTTTAATGCAGCTGGTGCAAAAATTACTATTAATGGTAAAATAGTACACCCTGGATATGCAAAAGGAAAAATGATTAATTCAATGACTATCGCTAGTGAATTAATCAATGCTTTACCTGAAGATGAAGTTCCTGAAAAAACGACTGGTTATGAAGGTTTTTTTCATTTACATCAAATGGAAGGAAAAGTAGAAAAAACAGTTTTACAGTATATTATTAGAGATCATGATATGGAATTGTTTAAAAACCGTAAACAAGCTATGTTAGATTTAGTTTCTGTAATGAACACTAAATTAGGAAAAGATCTTATTGAAATTGAAATAAAAGATCAATACTACAATATGAAAGAAAAAGTAACTCCTGTTATGCATATTGTTGATATTGCTGAAGAGGTTATGAATGATCTTGGCATAAAACCTTTAATTAAAGCGATTCGTGGTGGTACTGATGGGTCACAATTATCATATAAAGGGCTACCTTGTCCGAATATATTTGCTGGTGGCCATAACTTTCATGGGCGTTATGAATACGTTCCTGTAGAGAGTATTCTTAAAGCTATTGAAGTAATTGTTGGTATTACTGAAAAGGTAGCTACAAAATTTAAATAA
- the lysA gene encoding diaminopimelate decarboxylase: MNREELLNLANKYGSPLYVYDTEKIINQYKNMTAAFSKVKNLKINYAVKALSNINILKVFKTLKSGLDTVSIQEVRLGLLAGFAPKDIIYTPNGVSLQEIEEVAKLGIQINIDNLSILELFGQKHPKTPVCIRINPHIMAGGNSNISVGHIDSKFGISIHQVPHIKRVVENTGMRINGIHMHTGSDILDIDTFIRASDILFDVAKQFKNIDFIDFGSGFKVPYKKDDISTDIIELGDKLSDRFNKFCKVYGKNVTLMFEPGKFLVSESGYFLAKVNVIKQTTSTVFAGVDSGMNHLIRPMLYNSHHTIENLSNPKGRERFYSIVGYICETDTFGSNRRINEISEEDILCFNNAGAYCYSMASNYNSRFKPAEVMIYKGKDYLIRKRETIEDILRNQEDIKIM; encoded by the coding sequence ATGAATAGAGAAGAGTTATTAAATTTAGCCAATAAGTATGGTTCGCCACTTTATGTATATGATACTGAAAAAATAATAAATCAGTATAAAAATATGACGGCTGCTTTTTCTAAAGTTAAAAACTTAAAGATAAATTACGCTGTTAAAGCACTATCTAATATAAATATTTTAAAAGTATTTAAAACCTTGAAAAGTGGTTTAGATACGGTTTCTATTCAAGAAGTAAGATTAGGTTTACTTGCAGGTTTTGCTCCAAAGGATATTATTTATACTCCAAATGGTGTTTCGCTTCAAGAAATTGAAGAAGTTGCCAAACTAGGAATACAAATTAATATTGATAATTTATCTATACTAGAATTGTTTGGGCAAAAACACCCAAAAACACCTGTTTGTATTCGAATTAATCCGCATATAATGGCAGGAGGAAATAGCAATATTTCTGTTGGACATATCGATTCTAAATTTGGAATTTCAATTCATCAAGTACCTCATATAAAGCGAGTAGTTGAAAATACTGGAATGCGTATTAACGGCATACATATGCATACAGGTTCTGATATTTTAGATATTGATACATTTATAAGAGCCTCTGATATATTATTTGATGTTGCTAAACAATTTAAAAATATTGACTTTATTGATTTTGGAAGTGGATTTAAAGTTCCTTATAAAAAAGACGATATCTCTACAGATATCATTGAATTAGGAGATAAATTATCTGACAGATTTAATAAATTTTGCAAGGTTTACGGAAAAAACGTTACGCTAATGTTTGAACCAGGTAAGTTTTTGGTTAGTGAATCAGGTTATTTTTTAGCTAAAGTAAATGTAATTAAACAAACAACCTCTACTGTTTTCGCTGGTGTTGATAGTGGAATGAATCATTTAATACGTCCAATGCTTTATAACTCACATCATACTATCGAAAATTTATCAAACCCTAAAGGTAGAGAACGTTTTTATAGTATTGTTGGTTACATATGCGAAACTGACACGTTTGGATCTAATAGAAGAATTAATGAAATATCAGAAGAAGATATTTTATGCTTTAATAATGCGGGTGCTTATTGTTATTCAATGGCCTCTAATTACAACTCAAGATTTAAACCAGCTGAGGTTATGATCTATAAAGGAAAGGATTATTTAATTAGAAAAAGAGAAACAATAGAAGATATTCTTAGAAATCAAGAAGATATTAAAATTATGTAG
- the rplI gene encoding 50S ribosomal protein L9 produces the protein MELILKQDVENLGFKDDVVTVKNGYGRNSLIPKGYAILATSSAKKVLAENLKQRAFKEAKLIEDATKIAEAVKGYELKITSKVGSGDKLFGSVNNINVAEALAKAGTVIDKKFIKVTGGSVKRLGKYNAAVRLHRAVVADIVFEVVAEK, from the coding sequence ATGGAATTGATACTAAAACAAGACGTAGAAAATTTAGGTTTTAAAGACGATGTTGTAACTGTTAAGAATGGTTATGGTCGTAACAGCCTAATTCCTAAAGGATATGCAATTTTAGCTACTTCTTCAGCTAAAAAAGTATTAGCTGAAAATTTAAAGCAACGTGCTTTTAAAGAAGCTAAATTAATAGAAGATGCTACTAAAATAGCAGAAGCTGTTAAAGGGTATGAATTAAAAATTACTTCTAAAGTAGGTTCAGGAGATAAGTTATTTGGTTCAGTAAACAATATTAATGTTGCTGAAGCTTTAGCTAAAGCTGGTACTGTAATTGATAAGAAATTTATTAAAGTTACTGGAGGTAGTGTAAAAAGATTAGGTAAATACAATGCAGCTGTACGTTTACACAGAGCAGTTGTTGCTGATATCGTTTTTGAAGTTGTTGCTGAAAAGTAA
- a CDS encoding DUF3810 domain-containing protein — protein MQYNKKQIIFALTLPFQLLIVQFLSQKPQWVEQYYSNGLYPYISSFFRFIFGWIPFSVGDVLGFVLLFSLTRAIYRLIKDRFKNSITLLIRLTATLAIIYFCFYTFWGLNYFREPLAKNLGLQQSNYTTEQLIQTTKKIVLELNKIHLKITDNDTIKIESPHTQKEIYTLAPNGYKKLAVIYPQLTYKTSSIKNSLVSLFQSYNGTAGYINPITGEAQINDMIPKTGYPSTTCHEMAHQIGWAAENDANFVGFLASIYNDDIYFKYSGYRMAYNYCISQVYKHDKKLAKEIKHSVNKGIYKDYRGSYLHWKKFDNPIEPYFKKGYNSYLKANNQSKGIKSYSYVVDLLIAYFKQKK, from the coding sequence ATGCAGTACAATAAAAAACAAATAATATTCGCCTTAACCTTACCTTTTCAATTATTGATTGTGCAATTTTTAAGTCAAAAACCTCAATGGGTAGAGCAATATTACAGTAATGGACTATACCCATATATCTCTTCTTTTTTTAGATTTATTTTTGGATGGATTCCATTTTCCGTTGGTGATGTTTTAGGTTTTGTTTTGCTATTTTCATTAACAAGAGCTATTTATCGTTTGATTAAAGATCGATTTAAAAATAGTATTACGCTATTAATAAGACTTACGGCAACTTTAGCTATAATTTATTTTTGTTTTTATACTTTTTGGGGATTGAATTATTTTAGAGAACCTTTAGCTAAAAATCTTGGACTACAACAATCCAATTACACCACAGAACAATTAATACAAACAACTAAAAAAATTGTTTTAGAACTAAATAAAATCCATCTAAAAATTACAGATAACGATACTATTAAAATTGAATCACCGCATACCCAAAAAGAAATTTACACGTTAGCACCTAATGGTTATAAAAAATTAGCAGTTATTTATCCGCAGTTAACATACAAAACCTCTTCAATAAAAAACTCTTTAGTTAGTTTATTTCAATCTTATAATGGTACTGCTGGTTACATAAATCCAATTACAGGCGAAGCTCAAATAAATGATATGATTCCAAAAACAGGATATCCCTCAACAACCTGTCATGAAATGGCACATCAAATTGGTTGGGCTGCTGAAAATGATGCTAACTTTGTTGGTTTTCTTGCATCAATTTATAATGATGATATCTACTTTAAATATTCAGGATACCGCATGGCTTATAATTATTGTATTAGTCAGGTTTATAAGCATGATAAAAAACTAGCTAAAGAAATAAAACATAGTGTAAACAAAGGAATATATAAAGATTATAGAGGCAGTTATTTACATTGGAAAAAATTTGACAATCCTATTGAGCCTTATTTTAAAAAAGGTTACAATTCTTATTTAAAAGCAAACAATCAATCAAAAGGAATTAAATCTTACAGTTATGTAGTAGATTTGTTAATTGCTTACTTTAAGCAAAAAAAATAA
- the rpsF gene encoding 30S ribosomal protein S6, whose amino-acid sequence MNHYETVFILNPVLSETQIKETVKKFEDYLLSKGAEMISKEDWGLKKLAYPIEKKKSGFYHLLDYKVAGDAITAFELEFRRDDSVMRYLTVRLDKHAEAWAEKRRERVKSAKK is encoded by the coding sequence ATGAATCATTACGAAACTGTTTTCATTTTGAATCCCGTTTTATCTGAAACTCAGATAAAGGAGACAGTAAAGAAGTTTGAGGACTATTTACTTTCTAAAGGTGCAGAAATGATTTCTAAAGAAGATTGGGGCTTAAAAAAATTAGCTTACCCAATCGAAAAGAAAAAAAGTGGATTTTACCACTTATTAGACTACAAAGTGGCAGGTGATGCTATTACTGCTTTTGAATTAGAATTCAGAAGAGATGATAGTGTTATGCGTTATTTAACTGTAAGGTTAGATAAACATGCTGAAGCGTGGGCTGAAAAAAGAAGAGAACGTGTTAAATCTGCAAAAAAGTAA
- a CDS encoding helix-turn-helix domain-containing protein, whose protein sequence is MSFFLKKTLIFSLLFIINLTINSQNTAFSLDSLSQKGYNELSDLFYESKPDTLKAITYANAYFSKAIKEKDTMEMVNGKYYLADIKNDENIYLNYCDSLIKLTETKPNKNFPSCIYIDRSKYYLHKNVINKSLTDVLKVIEITKKIKNDSLLNISKMFLALLKSRQKKHKKSNILYKQVYNYVLKNQYFNPKSDFYSIIVNMPFSYIHLKKYDSAYIYCNKAKSIYKKSMDSSFYLGNLNKIYATINFKQKNFNKAISYYNKVTPFLIDDENYYALRNNFYLIAKCYDSLKNHNSALKHYLKVDSLHQLHKSPSENLQFTFKYLTKHYKLKSNFKKQLYYLDKLLKIKNALNEQHKSLDKTFTEEYDIPNLLAEKKAIIYTLEKQIQKSKRNKLIYLSLLFITTLLILYQLKKRNIYKKRFLDLVNQRESIKHITIQNTKNTVTNKHNIPNNIVTSILKELDIFEKEKAFLNSDNSLQALANKVNTNTNYLSKVINHHKNTTFSNYINNLRINYTVKRLKTDSLLRKYTIKAIANEVGFKNAESFSKAFYKFTEIKPSYFIKELEKTEINI, encoded by the coding sequence ATGTCCTTTTTTTTAAAAAAAACACTTATTTTTTCTTTATTATTCATAATTAATTTAACTATTAATAGTCAAAACACTGCTTTTTCTTTAGATTCTTTATCTCAAAAAGGCTATAACGAGTTGTCCGATTTATTTTACGAAAGTAAACCCGACACCTTAAAAGCAATTACATATGCAAATGCTTATTTTTCAAAAGCCATAAAAGAAAAAGACACTATGGAAATGGTTAATGGCAAATATTATTTAGCTGATATAAAAAATGATGAAAATATTTATTTAAATTATTGTGATTCATTAATAAAACTAACAGAAACAAAACCTAACAAAAATTTTCCCAGTTGTATATATATTGACAGAAGTAAATACTATCTTCATAAAAATGTAATTAACAAATCATTAACCGATGTCTTAAAAGTAATAGAAATTACAAAAAAAATAAAAAATGATAGTCTGTTAAACATAAGCAAAATGTTCTTGGCACTATTAAAAAGTAGACAAAAAAAACATAAAAAATCCAATATTCTATACAAACAAGTATATAATTATGTCTTAAAAAATCAATATTTCAATCCTAAATCTGATTTTTATTCCATTATTGTTAATATGCCTTTTTCTTATATTCACTTAAAAAAATATGATTCTGCTTATATCTATTGTAATAAAGCAAAGTCTATTTATAAAAAAAGTATGGACTCATCTTTTTACTTAGGTAATTTAAATAAAATATATGCCACTATTAATTTTAAACAAAAAAACTTTAATAAAGCTATATCCTATTACAATAAAGTAACACCTTTCTTAATTGATGATGAAAATTACTATGCTCTTAGAAATAATTTTTATTTAATAGCTAAATGTTACGATTCTTTAAAAAATCATAATTCAGCATTAAAACACTATTTAAAAGTAGATTCTTTACATCAACTACATAAATCACCTTCAGAAAACTTACAGTTCACCTTTAAATATTTAACTAAACATTATAAATTAAAAAGTAATTTTAAAAAACAACTTTATTATTTAGATAAATTATTAAAAATTAAAAATGCCCTAAATGAACAACACAAATCACTAGATAAAACTTTTACTGAAGAATACGACATCCCAAATCTTTTAGCTGAAAAAAAAGCGATTATATATACGTTAGAAAAACAAATTCAAAAATCTAAAAGAAATAAACTTATCTACCTATCTCTTCTTTTTATAACTACCTTATTAATTCTTTACCAATTAAAAAAAAGAAATATCTATAAGAAACGTTTTTTAGATTTAGTTAATCAAAGGGAGTCTATTAAACATATAACTATACAAAACACAAAGAATACTGTTACAAATAAACATAATATACCTAACAATATTGTTACTTCAATTTTAAAAGAACTAGATATTTTTGAAAAAGAAAAAGCTTTTTTAAATAGTGATAACAGTTTACAAGCTTTAGCTAATAAAGTAAATACGAACACTAATTATTTATCTAAAGTAATAAACCATCATAAAAACACTACTTTTTCTAATTACATTAATAACCTAAGAATTAATTATACTGTTAAAAGGTTAAAAACAGATTCTTTATTAAGAAAATATACTATTAAAGCTATAGCAAATGAAGTTGGCTTTAAAAATGCAGAATCTTTTTCAAAAGCTTTTTATAAGTTCACAGAAATTAAACCTTCTTATTTCATTAAAGAATTAGAGAAAACGGAAATTAATATTTAA